A segment of the Streptomyces sp. NBC_01235 genome:
ACAGGACACGCGAGATGCAACTCATCCCAGAAGCCCTGGCTCGTGCGCATATGCACGACCGACTGCACGAGGCCGAGCGGGAACGCCGGGCCGTGCGCCTGGCGACCGCTCGCCGGATGCAGCGCCGGGCCGAGCGCGCCTCGCTGCGTGCCCGCCGGGCGCTCGCCATGGCCGTGATGCAGTAACCACCCACACCTGAAGCGGTGGCCTCCCCACAGGGGGAGGTGAAGCTCTCCTGGCGGGGGCCGGTCCGTCCGAACGGACCGGCCCCCGCGGTGCGTTGTGCGCGCGATCCACCGCCGCGGCGCTATCGTCCCGAAGGTGACGAGTCTTCCCGGAGACAGTGACCGAGGCGGTTCCCCGAAGGAGCCCCGTCCCCTGGTGTGCGCCCGCTGCGGTACCCGGGCCGAGGAACCCCCGCCCGTCACCTGGACCTGTTCCGTGGAGAACGGCGTCCGGCGCTACTTCTGCGAGGCCTGCGCCCGCGAGAACCTCAGGGCGATCGAAGGACGACTGGACTCCGACTGGTGGTGAGGTACGTCACAGGGGCCCGCCTTATGCCTCCGCCACCGCCCCCTCCGCGTCCAAGGCCTCCAGGACTTCCTCCGGGAGGAACCCGGGCAGCCACTCCTCCAGTTCCTCACGCAGCCGCACCGTCGCGCCGAGCTGGCACAGCACGCCGATCGTGCTGAGTGTCACCCGGTGTATCAGCAGATAGGCCGGCGGAAGGTTGAGCTGCTTGCCCAGCTGATGGGCGGGGGAGCGGGGGTCGGCGATCCGGGCCGCCTGACTGCGCATCCAGCCGCGGGTGAAGGTGAACTCCTCCACCCCGGCCGGCTCGATGATCGGCAGGAGGTAGTCGAGGACCGCGTCGGGATCCAGGTCGATGGAGTCCTTGACGAAGCCCTCCGTGCACAGGAGTTCGTAGACCGACTCCGCCTCACCGTCCAGGGTCATGCGCAGGGAGCGGCCGATCGTGTCCGGCAGGCCGCCCGGGAGCCGATCCACCGTGCCGAAGTCCAGGACGCCGAGCCGCCAGTCGTCCTCGCCGTCCGGGCCGCCGGGCAGGAGGCGGAAGTTGCCGGGGTGCGGGTCGGCGTGGAGCAGGCCGGTGCGGGCCGGACCGGAGAAGAGGAAACAGGACAACAGCTGACCGGCGCGGCTGCGCTGCTCAGGGGTGCCGTCGGAGATCACCTCGGACATGGGCACGCCGTCGATCCACTCGGTGATCAGCACCTGGTCGCACTGGTGGACCACCGCCGGGACCACCACGTCGGGATCGTCGGCGAACTCCTCCGCATGGGCCTGCTGGGCCTGCGCCTCCAGGCTGTAGTCGAGTTCCTCGGAGACCCGGTCCCGGAGCTCGGAGATCAGCGGCTTGACGTCCATCCCCGGGATGAGCGGGCCCAACAGGCGGGCGAAGCGACTGAGTTGGTTCAGGTCGGACAGCAGGGCCTCACCGGCCCCGGGGTACTGGACCTTGACCGCGACCTCCCGGCCGTCGTGCCACACCCCTCGGTGCACCTGGCCGATCGAGGCCGCCGCGGCCGGCTTGTCGTCGAACTCCAGGAACAGCTCGGGCCAGTCCTCGCCGAGGCGGTCCGCGAGCACGGAGTGCACCGTGCGGGTCGGCATCGGTGGCGCCGCGTCCTGGAGTTTGGTGAGGGCCGCGCGGTAGGGGCCGGCGACCTCCTCGGGGAGGGCCGACTCGAAGACGGACAGGGCCTGCCCGAACTTCATCGCGCCCCCCTTCAGCTCGCCCAGCACCTTGAAGAGCTGTTCGGCGGTGCGCTGCTGCAGCTCGCGGCCGACGATCTCCGCGGACTCGCCCACGATCCGCTTGCCCAGACCCCAGGTCGCCCGTCCGGCGAAGCCGAGCGGGAGCGCGGCGAGCTTGGCGGTCCGGGTGACCGCCTTCCGGGGAAGATCAGACATGCGCCCTCCAGGTCCCAGAAAGCCGCGCCGCGTCCGTCGTACGGCGTAACTCCTTCGAATGTCGATGCTCTGCCATTGTCGCGTGCGATCCCTCGTCTCCGGAGGTGTGTTCCCGCTTACCTTTCTCCGCGGCTGCGCACGAGCAGGCGGAGTGGGGCCATACCGGACGCGCGTGCCACTGGAGGGCGGGGACGGAGGCCTCCCAGCGGGCCCCCGCGCTCGACGGGGTCCGGCCGTCCAGGAAGGTGAGCGCGTGGGCTGCCGCCAGCCCGGCGACCGTCGTGGCCAGCGTCAGATCGCAGGCGAGCGCCGCGCGTTTCCTCCCGGAGTGCCACTGGGCGACCAGCCGTGGCCAGGCCGGGTCCCGGTCGGTGCGCGCCTGCTGCAGACAACCGGCGCAACCCGTCTCACCCGGCAGCACGAGCGGTCCGACGACGCCCGTTGCCTCCACGACCCCTGCATAGAGGTGCGGTGTGCCCGAGGCGATGAGGGGCTCCGCCGCCGAGGCAGCGGGTGCGTGCACGGACACGTCGTCCCGTGGGGCGAGGATCACCAGGGAGAAGCCGGGCGTGTCCGCCTCGGCCGGTGAACTCGAGCTTCTGCGGGGCGCGCGGTCAGGGGCGGCCCGGCGCACGGCGCGGCGGGCGGCCTCGTCCCGACGCTCGCCGACCGCCTCGGCGGGCAGGCCGCCCGGCGCGACGTCCTCCGGTTCCACCCGGCCTCCGTCACGCACGTCCACCTCGCCGATCCCCGCACCCGACAGCAGCGCCGCCAGCACCGCGCCGACCCGGCCCGCGCCGCGCACCTGGACCCTCAGCCGGCGTCGGGCCGTCAGATGCTCGACCGCGTCTCCCGGTTCCGAGGTGACGAGGGACAGCGCGGCGAGGTCGGGGCGCAGCCGGTCCAGGACCTCCTTCTTCTGCCGCAGGGCAGTGGCTTCCGGCCCGCCGCCGCGCGCGTCGTCGAGCAGTCCCGCCCGTGCCAGCCGCTCCACCAGCCGGTCGACGTGACCGTCGGGCAGGTCCATGCGGCGGCCCTCCTCGCGCAGCAGCGCGAGCCCGCGCGTTCCGTCCAGCAGGTCGAGGAAGCTGCCCGTGGCCGTGTCCACCGGGCCGAGCGTCAGCGCGTGCGCCGGAGTCATTCCGAACTGCACCGTGTTGAGGTCACGCCAGCCGCGCCGCAGCGCGGGTTTCACCATCGGATGCATCAAAGGCCCCCGTATGCCTGGAAACTCCCCGTCACGTCGGCGGAACGGGGGCGTGGGGTCGTCCTCGCTCCGCCGACGAGTGCCAGCATGCCCGGACCCGCCGGAGCGTGCCGAAAGTTGTCCACAGGCAGGGGCATTCATCGTACAAATCCGTCGTACGAGGCAAACGCGGCGGACGAGATCGGAACCGAACCGTCCCGGGGTCGGGACTTCCCCCGTGTGCAGCGGGTAACGTCGGGGCGTGCCC
Coding sequences within it:
- a CDS encoding ABC1 kinase family protein gives rise to the protein MSDLPRKAVTRTAKLAALPLGFAGRATWGLGKRIVGESAEIVGRELQQRTAEQLFKVLGELKGGAMKFGQALSVFESALPEEVAGPYRAALTKLQDAAPPMPTRTVHSVLADRLGEDWPELFLEFDDKPAAAASIGQVHRGVWHDGREVAVKVQYPGAGEALLSDLNQLSRFARLLGPLIPGMDVKPLISELRDRVSEELDYSLEAQAQQAHAEEFADDPDVVVPAVVHQCDQVLITEWIDGVPMSEVISDGTPEQRSRAGQLLSCFLFSGPARTGLLHADPHPGNFRLLPGGPDGEDDWRLGVLDFGTVDRLPGGLPDTIGRSLRMTLDGEAESVYELLCTEGFVKDSIDLDPDAVLDYLLPIIEPAGVEEFTFTRGWMRSQAARIADPRSPAHQLGKQLNLPPAYLLIHRVTLSTIGVLCQLGATVRLREELEEWLPGFLPEEVLEALDAEGAVAEA
- a CDS encoding TOMM precursor leader peptide-binding protein, with product MHPMVKPALRRGWRDLNTVQFGMTPAHALTLGPVDTATGSFLDLLDGTRGLALLREEGRRMDLPDGHVDRLVERLARAGLLDDARGGGPEATALRQKKEVLDRLRPDLAALSLVTSEPGDAVEHLTARRRLRVQVRGAGRVGAVLAALLSGAGIGEVDVRDGGRVEPEDVAPGGLPAEAVGERRDEAARRAVRRAAPDRAPRRSSSSPAEADTPGFSLVILAPRDDVSVHAPAASAAEPLIASGTPHLYAGVVEATGVVGPLVLPGETGCAGCLQQARTDRDPAWPRLVAQWHSGRKRAALACDLTLATTVAGLAAAHALTFLDGRTPSSAGARWEASVPALQWHARPVWPHSACSCAAAEKGKREHTSGDEGSHATMAEHRHSKELRRTTDAARLSGTWRAHV